A part of Aegilops tauschii subsp. strangulata cultivar AL8/78 chromosome 2, Aet v6.0, whole genome shotgun sequence genomic DNA contains:
- the LOC109734623 gene encoding tyrosine N-monooxygenase-like, protein MATVLFFALKNRKVLLSVKSEQHQLPPGPPTLPFIGNIHQMMWNKPAVFRWIHRLLQEMDTDIMCLRLGAIHVVAVTCPQIACEVLRKKDEVLASRPATFASGSFSFGYKGTIVTPHGEQWKKMRRVLTSEILTPSMEQKLHHLRQEECDHLVTYINNTCMACPNNLVDVRHVAQHFCGNMIRRLVLGKRYFGSELPGSSASGPGHDEMAHVAALFTLLNYLYNFCVSDYFPALVGLDWDGHEKVSKDVMGILNRLHDPIIEKRIIERSNLRNGGGSKEARDFLDVLVYLDDADGQPLLSVDDIRAQIVEMMYATIDNPSNAVEWALAEMVNKPEVMKKATDEIDAVVGKDKLVQESDIPRLNYLKSCIREAFRIHPYHAFNPPHVAMVDTTIAGYTIPKDSHVILSRMGLGRNPKIWNEPLDFQPERHLNTANVLLSEPGLRFISFSSGRRGCPGISLGTSVTVMLFARMLQGFTWTKPPGVDRISLQESNTGALALAEPLVLQAKPRLAAHLYEKI, encoded by the exons ATGGCCACCGTACTTTTTTTTGCACTCAAAAATAGAAAAGTTCTACTGTCTGTCAAAAGTGAGCAACACCAGCTCCCGCCCGGGCCTCCCACGCTGCCCTTCATCGGCAACATTCACCAGATGATGTGGAACAAGCCGGCCGTATTCCGGTGGATCCATCGCCTGCTCCAGGAGATGGACACAGACATCATGTGCCTCCGTCTCGGAGCCATTCATGTCGTCGCCGTGACATGCCCGCAGATAGCATGCGAGGTGCTACGGAAGAAGGACGAGGTGCTGGCCTCCCGTCCGGCAACCTTCGCCTCGGGTTCGTTCAGCTTCGGGTACAAGGGCACCATCGTGACACCACATGGAGAGCAGTGGAAGAAGATGAGGCGCGTCCTCACTTCGGAGATCCTCACCCCGTCCATGGAGCAGAAACTCCATCATCTCCGGCAGGAGGAGTGTGACCACCTCGTGACGTACATCAACAACACCTGCATGGCATGTCCGAACAACCTCGTCGACGTGCGACATGTCGCCCAGCATTTCTGTGGTAACATGATAAGAAGGCTCGTGTTGGGTAAGAGATACTTTGGCAGCGAGCTGCCGGGTTCGTCGGCTAGCGGACCCGGACATGATGAGATGGCACATGTTGCCGCTCTCTTCACGCTCCTCAACTACCTCTATAACTTCTGCGTGTCCGACTACTTCCCAGCCCTCGTAGGGCTTGATTGGGATGGCCATGAGAAGGTTTCCAAGGATGTTATGGGAATACTCAACCGGTTGCATGACCCCATCATTGAGAAGAGGATCATCGAAAGGTCGAATCTTCGGAATGGTGGTGGAAGCAAAGAGGCCAGAGACTTTCTGGACGTCCTGGTTTATCTAGATGATGCAGATGGCCAACCATTGTTGTCCGTGGATGATATCCGGGCACAGATAGTG GAAATGATGTATGCAACAATTGATAACCCATCGAATGCTGTTGAGTGGGCGCTCGCTGAGATGGTGAACAAGCCAGAGGTGATGAAAAAAGCAACTGATGAAATCGACGCCGTCGTCGGTAAAGATAAACTAGTCCAGGAGTCTGACATTCCACGACTAAACTATCTCAAGTCATGCATCCGAGAGGCTTTCCGCATACACCCATACCATGCTTTTAACCCACCCCATGTCGCCATGGTAGACACCACTATCGCTGGCTACACCATCCCTAAGGATAGCCATGTCATTTTAAGCCGGATGGGACTTGGTCGGAACCCCAAGATCTGGAACGAACCACTTGATTTTCAGCCCGAGAGGCATTTGAATACCGCAAATGTGCTCCTCAGTGAACCAGGACTACGTTTTATTTCATTTAGTAGTGGGAGGAGGGGCTGTCCCGGAATTTCACTTGGTACCTCAGTCACGGTGATGTTGTTTGCGAGGATGTTGCAGGGATTCACCTGGACGAAGCCCCCTGGAGTTGACAGAATCAGTCTCCAAGAAAGCAATACCGGCGCCCTTGCCTTAGCTGAACCCCTGGTTCTGCAAGCTAAACCACGGCTGGCCGCACATCTCTATGAGAAAATTTAA